A part of Streptomyces sp. NBC_00557 genomic DNA contains:
- a CDS encoding slipin family protein, producing MVEDLLGALIGAGCAGLVYLAMAARVVKQYERGVLFRLGRVADDIRSPGFNLIIPFVDRLQKVNMQIVTLPIPAQEGITRDNVTVRVDAVVYFRVVDAVSALVKVEDYKFAVSQMAQTSLRSIIGKSDLDDLLSNREKLNQGLELMIDSPAVGWGVQVDRVEIKDVSLPDTMKRSMARQAEADRERRARIINADAEYQASKKLAEAAQQMADTPAALQLRLLQTVMAVSAEKNSTLVLPIPVELLHFLERGNQPVGDGESRPGRGGGQAAPGGGDTERLADADARTAPDDDAQPLLDAGVPQITPDSGTAPAPETDDARPAAPVGDREPRSG from the coding sequence ATGGTCGAGGATCTGCTGGGTGCGCTCATCGGGGCGGGCTGCGCCGGCCTGGTGTACCTGGCGATGGCGGCGCGCGTGGTCAAGCAGTACGAACGGGGCGTGCTGTTCCGGCTGGGACGCGTCGCGGATGACATACGATCGCCGGGCTTCAACCTGATCATCCCCTTCGTGGACCGGCTGCAGAAGGTCAACATGCAGATCGTGACCCTGCCGATCCCCGCCCAGGAGGGCATCACCCGCGACAACGTCACCGTCCGCGTGGACGCGGTCGTCTACTTCCGGGTGGTCGACGCGGTGAGCGCGCTGGTGAAGGTGGAGGACTACAAGTTCGCGGTGTCGCAGATGGCGCAGACGTCCCTCAGGTCGATCATCGGCAAGAGCGACCTGGACGATCTGCTCTCCAACCGGGAGAAGCTCAACCAGGGTCTCGAGCTGATGATCGACAGCCCGGCCGTCGGCTGGGGCGTCCAGGTCGACCGGGTCGAGATCAAGGACGTGTCCCTGCCGGACACGATGAAGCGGTCCATGGCCCGCCAGGCGGAGGCCGACCGGGAGCGCCGGGCGCGGATCATCAACGCGGACGCCGAGTACCAGGCTTCCAAGAAGCTGGCCGAGGCCGCGCAGCAGATGGCCGACACGCCCGCCGCCCTCCAACTGCGGCTGCTGCAGACGGTGATGGCGGTGTCCGCCGAGAAGAACTCCACGCTGGTCCTGCCGATCCCGGTGGAGCTGCTGCACTTCCTGGAGCGGGGCAACCAGCCGGTCGGGGACGGGGAAAGCCGGCCGGGGCGAGGCGGCGGGCAGGCCGCGCCGGGCGGCGGCGACACCGAGCGCCTCGCCGACGCGGACGCACGGACGGCACCGGACGACGACGCACAGCCCCTCCTGGACGCGGGCGTCCCGCAGATCACACCGGACAGCGGCACCGCGCCCGCCCCGGAGACGGACGACGCCCGCCCTGCCGCGCCGGTCGGTGACCGGGAGCCGCGCTCCGGATAA
- a CDS encoding YbhB/YbcL family Raf kinase inhibitor-like protein, which yields MRRNWVIAVAATALVAGCGDGGAPSATHSAAPSPTATARLSVTSTAYADGATVPRRYTCDGADVSPPLTVTGVPAGTASLALVLRDADAAHGTFAHWLVWNIGPHTTRLSAGQRPQGAAEGRNGFGRTGYGGPCPPHGDRPHRYVLTVYAVDRRVPLAAGASGGDLLRALSGHTLGTGVLTGRYGRA from the coding sequence ATGCGCAGGAACTGGGTGATCGCCGTGGCCGCGACGGCCCTCGTGGCGGGCTGCGGCGACGGCGGCGCACCGTCCGCCACGCACTCCGCCGCGCCCTCCCCCACCGCCACCGCCCGGCTGTCCGTGACGAGCACGGCGTACGCCGACGGCGCCACCGTGCCGCGCCGGTACACCTGTGACGGCGCCGACGTCTCGCCTCCGCTCACCGTCACCGGCGTACCCGCGGGGACGGCCTCGCTGGCGCTGGTCCTGCGGGACGCCGACGCCGCGCACGGCACGTTCGCGCACTGGCTGGTCTGGAACATCGGCCCGCACACCACGCGGCTGTCCGCCGGGCAGCGCCCGCAGGGTGCGGCGGAGGGACGCAACGGCTTCGGAAGGACCGGGTACGGCGGACCCTGTCCGCCGCACGGCGACCGGCCGCACCGCTACGTCCTCACCGTGTACGCCGTCGACCGCCGGGTACCGCTCGCCGCGGGCGCCTCGGGCGGCGATCTGCTGCGGGCGCTTTCCGGGCACACGCTGGGCACGGGCGTTCTCACGGGCCGGTACGGCCGCGCATAG
- the metG gene encoding methionine--tRNA ligase, with the protein MTASRHYITTTIPYVNARPHLGFALELVQADTLARHRRHRGDRVRLLSGTDDNSLKNVLAAEAEGVDVRTLVDRNAEAFAALRGPLALSLDDFIRTSRDPRHRVGVERLWRRCAAAGDLYRKHYEGLYCVGCEQFYTEAELVDGRCAEHGTEPQRVAEENWFFRLSRYAERLHELIAGGALRIEPAARRNEVLALIAGGLHDFSVSRSHTRARGWGIPVPGDPTQVVYVWWDALGNYVTSLGYGTDDPAYETWWAAGGRRTHLVGKGVLRFHAVYWPAMLLSAGLPLPTDILVHDYLTVGGRKISKSGGTTVDPVALAEAYGTDAVRWWLLREVPRVGDADFTPDRLIARTDADFAGGLGNLVHRVVTMVHRYRGGTVPALGGDRFAVAGLLEVCERVPARVDAALAGFDFRRATGAVRDVVEEANRCVDATRPWELARAERHGDAGAAERLDAVLAALVTACRVLAKELRPFVPDSAARIAAQVTAVGGPLPPATPLFRRLQEPAGDA; encoded by the coding sequence ATGACCGCATCCCGCCACTACATCACCACGACGATCCCGTACGTCAACGCCCGCCCGCACCTGGGCTTCGCGCTGGAGCTGGTCCAGGCGGACACGCTGGCTCGCCACCGCCGGCACCGCGGCGACCGGGTGCGGCTGCTCAGCGGCACCGACGACAACTCCCTGAAGAACGTGCTGGCCGCCGAGGCCGAGGGCGTCGACGTGCGCACGCTCGTCGACCGCAACGCCGAGGCGTTCGCCGCCCTGCGCGGGCCGCTGGCGCTGTCGCTGGACGACTTCATCCGCACCAGCCGCGACCCGCGCCACCGCGTCGGCGTGGAGCGCCTGTGGCGCCGGTGCGCGGCCGCCGGCGACCTGTACCGCAAGCACTACGAGGGCCTGTACTGCGTCGGCTGCGAGCAGTTCTACACCGAGGCCGAACTCGTCGACGGGCGCTGTGCCGAGCACGGCACCGAGCCGCAGCGCGTGGCGGAGGAGAACTGGTTCTTCCGGCTGTCCCGGTACGCCGAACGGCTGCACGAGCTGATCGCCGGCGGCGCCCTGCGCATCGAGCCCGCCGCCCGCCGCAACGAGGTCCTCGCCCTGATCGCCGGAGGCCTGCACGACTTCTCCGTCTCCCGTTCGCACACCCGCGCCCGCGGCTGGGGCATCCCGGTGCCCGGCGACCCCACCCAGGTCGTCTACGTGTGGTGGGACGCGCTCGGCAACTACGTCACCAGCCTGGGCTACGGCACCGACGACCCCGCGTACGAGACGTGGTGGGCGGCCGGCGGGCGCCGCACCCACCTGGTCGGCAAGGGCGTGCTGCGCTTCCACGCCGTGTACTGGCCGGCGATGCTGCTGTCGGCGGGGCTGCCGCTGCCCACCGACATCCTCGTCCACGACTACCTGACGGTCGGCGGCCGCAAGATCAGCAAGTCCGGTGGGACGACGGTCGATCCGGTGGCCCTGGCCGAGGCGTACGGCACCGACGCGGTGCGCTGGTGGCTGCTGCGCGAGGTGCCCCGGGTCGGGGACGCCGACTTCACGCCGGACCGGCTGATCGCCCGTACCGACGCGGACTTCGCCGGCGGTCTCGGCAATCTCGTCCACCGCGTCGTGACGATGGTCCACCGCTACCGGGGCGGCACAGTGCCCGCGCTCGGCGGGGACCGGTTCGCGGTGGCCGGACTGCTGGAGGTGTGCGAGCGGGTTCCGGCCCGCGTCGACGCGGCGCTGGCCGGCTTCGACTTCCGCCGCGCCACGGGCGCCGTCCGGGACGTCGTGGAGGAGGCCAACCGCTGCGTCGACGCCACCCGGCCCTGGGAGCTGGCCCGCGCGGAGCGGCACGGCGACGCCGGGGCGGCCGAACGCCTCGACGCGGTGCTCGCCGCCCTGGTGACGGCGTGCCGGGTCCTGGCGAAGGAGCTGCGGCCGTTCGTGCCGGACTCCGCGGCCCGGATCGCGGCGCAGGTGACCGCCGTCGGCGGCCCCCTGCCACCGGCCACGCCGCTGTTCCGCCGCCTCCAGGAGCCGGCCGGGGACGCCTGA
- a CDS encoding PPK2 family polyphosphate kinase → MAEKSEKKSGTKSEGRGGGTSGQDLRRMLRLPPGEPVDLAAFDTRATPGAPGGKRAGRADSARMGKRLARLQERLWAAATAGDQRRVLLVLQGMDTSGKGGTVKHVIGHLNPSGCRIHAFKAPTEEERRHDFLWRVRPVLPRPGEIGIFDRSYYEDVLIARVRHLARPAEIGSRYGLVNDFERSLAEDGVTLVKCFLHLSYEEQRRRLLRRLDRPDKHWKFDPGDIDERALWPAYQEAYQLALERCAAPYAPWYVIPADHKWYRNWAISRLLLEHLQDLDPQYPKADFDVAECRERLLTGP, encoded by the coding sequence ATGGCGGAGAAGAGCGAGAAGAAGAGCGGGACGAAGAGCGAAGGCAGGGGCGGAGGCACGAGCGGTCAGGACCTCCGCAGGATGCTGCGGCTCCCGCCCGGCGAGCCGGTCGACCTGGCCGCGTTCGACACCCGCGCCACACCCGGAGCGCCCGGCGGCAAGCGGGCCGGCCGCGCCGACAGCGCGCGGATGGGCAAGCGGCTGGCCCGGCTGCAGGAGCGGCTGTGGGCGGCGGCCACGGCGGGCGACCAGCGGCGGGTGCTGCTGGTGCTGCAGGGCATGGACACCAGCGGCAAGGGCGGCACGGTCAAGCACGTCATCGGGCACCTCAATCCTTCCGGCTGCCGTATCCACGCGTTCAAGGCGCCCACCGAGGAGGAGCGGCGGCACGACTTCCTGTGGCGGGTGCGCCCGGTGCTGCCCCGGCCGGGCGAGATCGGGATCTTCGACCGCTCGTACTACGAGGACGTGCTCATCGCCCGCGTCCGGCATCTGGCCCGGCCCGCCGAGATCGGCAGCCGCTACGGCCTCGTCAACGACTTCGAGCGGTCCCTCGCCGAGGACGGCGTCACCCTGGTCAAGTGCTTTCTGCACCTGTCCTACGAGGAGCAGCGGCGCCGGCTGCTGCGCCGGCTGGACCGCCCGGACAAGCACTGGAAGTTCGACCCGGGCGACATCGACGAGCGCGCCCTGTGGCCCGCGTACCAGGAGGCGTACCAGCTCGCCCTGGAGCGCTGCGCGGCGCCGTACGCGCCCTGGTACGTGATCCCCGCGGACCACAAGTGGTACCGGAACTGGGCGATCAGCCGCCTGCTGCTGGAGCACCTTCAGGACCTGGACCCGCAGTACCCGAAGGCGGACTTCGACGTCGCCGAGTGCCGGGAGCGGCTGCTGACGGGCCCCTGA